The Alphaproteobacteria bacterium genome includes a window with the following:
- a CDS encoding Lrp/AsnC family transcriptional regulator has protein sequence MVEAKRKRADPVAAQPVELDAIDRKILAILQEDNQVTNLTLAERVGLSPPPCLRRVRRLRDLGVIERDVALVDPAKVGQSIIAFVGVELDRQRADALTGFEHKISAEPEVQQCYFVSGEIDYLLVVTCPDIDSYNGFARRVLASEHNIKRFRTSFCLSRVKYATAIPL, from the coding sequence ATGGTCGAAGCCAAACGCAAGCGCGCCGACCCGGTTGCGGCACAACCCGTCGAGCTCGACGCCATCGACCGCAAGATCCTCGCGATCCTCCAAGAGGACAATCAAGTCACCAATCTTACGCTCGCCGAACGTGTCGGGCTTTCGCCCCCGCCATGTTTGCGGCGCGTGCGGCGTCTGCGGGACCTTGGCGTCATCGAGCGGGACGTTGCATTGGTCGATCCCGCGAAGGTCGGCCAAAGCATTATTGCCTTCGTCGGTGTCGAGCTGGACCGGCAACGCGCCGACGCGCTGACCGGTTTCGAGCACAAAATTTCCGCGGAGCCGGAGGTGCAACAATGCTATTTCGTGTCGGGTGAGATCGACTACCTCCTCGTCGTCACCTGCCCTGACATCGATAGCTACAACGGCTTTGCCCGGCGCGTGCTTGCGAGCGAGCACAATATAAAGCGGTTCCGAACGAGTTTTTGTCTCTCGCGCGTCAAGTATGCAACCGCAATTCCGTTGTGA
- a CDS encoding GNAT family N-acetyltransferase, whose protein sequence is MKESHSIPGLRRAGAEDAGPVTSLVRTAYGKYVARIGREPKPMTVDYSHRIAAHQFWLVEEKGAIIAVLELIPEPDHLLVENIAVDPSRQSSGLGRMLMAFAEEETRRQAYRELRLYTNDHFTENIALYERIGFRETHREPYKGSQTVYMSKPVR, encoded by the coding sequence ATGAAGGAAAGCCATTCCATCCCCGGCCTGCGCCGGGCGGGCGCCGAAGATGCGGGACCGGTTACGTCCCTCGTCCGTACCGCCTACGGCAAGTATGTGGCACGCATCGGGCGGGAGCCCAAACCCATGACCGTCGATTATTCGCATCGGATCGCTGCGCACCAGTTTTGGCTCGTCGAGGAAAAAGGAGCGATCATCGCGGTATTGGAGTTGATCCCGGAACCAGATCATCTCCTTGTCGAAAATATCGCCGTCGATCCGTCTCGGCAGTCGAGCGGCCTCGGGCGAATGTTGATGGCATTCGCGGAAGAGGAGACGCGCCGGCAGGCCTATCGTGAGCTACGGCTTTACACGAACGACCATTTCACGGAAAACATCGCGCTCTATGAACGGATCGGCTTTCGTGAGACCCACCGGGAGCCGTACAAGGGCTCGCAGACGGTCTATATGTCGAAGCCGGTTCGGTAG
- a CDS encoding GNAT family N-acetyltransferase: MSAPLTIRPIAHTDFAEWLPLWDGYNEFYGRSGKTALAKEITQMTWARFFDAYEPVHALVAESGGRLLGLTHYLFHRSTIMLGPTCYLQDLFTSKEARGKGVGRALIEGVYERARIAGSKVVYWQTHETNLTAMQLYDKVAARSGFVVYRKAL, encoded by the coding sequence ATGTCCGCACCCCTGACAATTCGCCCCATCGCCCACACCGATTTCGCAGAGTGGCTGCCGCTTTGGGACGGCTACAACGAATTTTACGGCCGCTCGGGCAAGACTGCCCTTGCCAAGGAGATTACGCAAATGACCTGGGCACGGTTCTTCGACGCCTACGAGCCGGTGCACGCGCTTGTCGCCGAATCCGGTGGGCGGCTCCTCGGTCTGACGCATTACCTCTTTCATCGCAGCACGATCATGCTCGGCCCCACCTGCTATTTGCAGGACCTCTTCACGAGCAAGGAGGCGCGGGGAAAAGGGGTCGGCCGTGCGCTGATCGAAGGTGTTTATGAACGCGCGAGAATTGCCGGCTCGAAGGTTGTCTATTGGCAGACCCACGAGACCAACCTGACGGCGATGCAGCTCTACGACAAGGTCGCCGCGCGCTCGGGCTTCGTCGTTTACCGGAAGGCGCTCTGA
- a CDS encoding folylpolyglutamate synthase/dihydrofolate synthase family protein codes for MQPQPSDLVLERLLALHPKAIDLSLGRIERLLDRLGHPENRLAPAVHVAGTNGKGSTVAYMRAFLEAAGCRVQVYTSPHLVRFAERIRLSRGLVSDDELTALLEECERVNGGEPITFFEITTAAAFLAFAREEADVLLLEVGLGGRLDATNVVKRPAVSAITPVSIDHTQFLGNTLEAIAFEKAGILRPGVVAAIGPQLPGAMGVIEAQAERLGTPLYRFGVEWRVDPTSSGIRYEGQRWRLDLPRPALLGAHQIFNAGVSIAAAERLEGFHMTPAHLKAGLANVEWPARLQRLVLGPLRNLLPEPAWELWLDGGHNAAAGEILAAQASQWTDKPLALVYGMLKTKDAAHFLAPLAPYSTALRAVTIPGEVNSLPAEEACAYARAAGHRAEVADTVDAAVRELVATLDRPSRILICGSLYLAGKVLAENG; via the coding sequence GTGCAGCCCCAGCCGAGTGACCTTGTCCTGGAGCGGCTCCTCGCACTTCATCCGAAAGCGATCGATCTCTCGCTCGGACGCATCGAACGTCTGCTCGACCGCCTTGGCCATCCCGAGAATCGGCTTGCACCTGCCGTCCATGTCGCCGGTACGAACGGGAAGGGGTCCACGGTTGCCTATATGCGAGCCTTCCTCGAGGCAGCTGGCTGTCGCGTGCAGGTTTACACCTCGCCGCATCTCGTGCGCTTCGCCGAGCGCATTCGGTTGTCGCGCGGTCTCGTCAGCGATGACGAGCTCACGGCCCTCCTCGAGGAATGCGAGCGCGTCAATGGCGGCGAGCCGATCACCTTCTTCGAAATCACGACGGCCGCCGCCTTCCTTGCATTTGCACGCGAGGAAGCCGACGTACTGCTCCTTGAAGTCGGGCTCGGCGGGCGGCTCGACGCAACGAACGTCGTAAAACGTCCCGCGGTTTCGGCAATTACGCCGGTCTCGATCGACCACACGCAATTTCTCGGCAACACACTGGAAGCAATCGCGTTCGAGAAGGCCGGCATCCTGCGCCCGGGAGTGGTGGCGGCGATCGGGCCGCAATTGCCGGGTGCGATGGGCGTCATCGAGGCACAGGCTGAGCGCCTTGGAACGCCGCTCTATCGATTCGGCGTTGAGTGGCGGGTCGATCCGACTTCCTCGGGCATACGCTACGAGGGGCAGCGCTGGCGGCTCGATTTGCCGCGGCCGGCACTTCTCGGCGCCCATCAAATCTTCAATGCGGGCGTTTCAATCGCTGCGGCGGAAAGACTCGAGGGATTCCATATGACACCCGCGCATCTAAAGGCCGGTCTTGCCAATGTGGAGTGGCCAGCGCGTCTGCAAAGGTTGGTGCTAGGACCGCTGCGGAACCTGTTGCCTGAACCGGCATGGGAGCTGTGGCTCGACGGCGGGCACAATGCCGCGGCGGGCGAGATTCTTGCAGCCCAGGCGTCGCAATGGACCGATAAGCCGCTGGCACTCGTCTACGGCATGCTCAAGACGAAGGACGCCGCACATTTCCTCGCCCCGTTGGCGCCCTATTCCACAGCCCTTCGCGCCGTGACGATTCCCGGCGAGGTCAATAGCCTGCCCGCGGAAGAAGCGTGCGCCTACGCTCGCGCGGCGGGCCATCGGGCCGAGGTCGCCGACACCGTCGACGCCGCGGTGCGCGAGCTTGTCGCCACACTCGACAGGCCAAGCAGAATTCTCATCTGCGGCTCGCTCTATCTCGCCGGCAAGGTGCTGGCTGAAAACGGATGA
- the accD gene encoding acetyl-CoA carboxylase, carboxyltransferase subunit beta: protein MNWLTNFVRPRIRALVQKTDVPDKLWHKCPKCGQMIFHRELESNLAVCPHCEYHMRLSAEKRIEMLLDGGQYHKIELPKTVLDPLKFRDRKRYGDRLKEAQTKTGLGDALVVAHGRMGGLPVVVAAFEFDFQGGSMGVAAGEAIVAAGRLAVLQQAALVVVPASGGARMQEGILSLMQMPRTVIAIEQVREANLPYIVVLTDPTTGGVSASFAMLGDVQIAEPGAVIGFAGARVIEETIKEKLPEGFQRAEYLLEHGMVDMVVHRRELRDTILRVLGLLMNRQPAAPVVALNKPQVGKGAAPAE from the coding sequence GTGAACTGGCTTACCAATTTCGTCCGTCCGCGCATCCGCGCCCTCGTCCAGAAAACGGACGTACCCGACAAGCTCTGGCACAAATGCCCCAAATGCGGACAGATGATTTTCCACCGCGAGCTTGAAAGCAATCTCGCGGTATGTCCCCATTGCGAATATCACATGCGACTCTCCGCCGAGAAGCGAATCGAGATGCTGCTCGACGGTGGCCAGTATCACAAGATCGAGCTGCCGAAGACCGTGCTCGATCCATTGAAGTTCCGCGATCGCAAACGTTATGGCGACCGCCTGAAGGAGGCGCAGACCAAGACCGGCCTCGGCGATGCGCTCGTCGTGGCGCACGGTCGCATGGGCGGTTTGCCCGTTGTCGTCGCGGCGTTCGAATTCGACTTCCAGGGTGGGTCGATGGGCGTTGCGGCTGGCGAGGCGATCGTCGCCGCGGGGCGACTTGCGGTCCTTCAGCAAGCCGCACTCGTCGTGGTACCGGCCTCGGGCGGGGCGCGAATGCAAGAAGGCATCCTCTCGCTCATGCAGATGCCGCGCACGGTGATTGCGATCGAGCAGGTGCGCGAGGCGAACCTGCCCTACATCGTTGTGCTCACCGATCCGACGACCGGCGGCGTTTCCGCCTCCTTCGCAATGCTTGGGGACGTGCAGATCGCCGAGCCGGGGGCCGTGATTGGATTTGCGGGCGCACGGGTGATCGAGGAAACCATCAAAGAGAAGCTACCTGAAGGCTTCCAGCGCGCCGAATATCTCCTGGAGCACGGCATGGTGGACATGGTCGTACACCGCCGCGAGCTGCGGGACACCATCTTGCGGGTGCTAGGCCTGCTCATGAATCGCCAGCCGGCAGCACCCGTTGTCGCCCTGAACAAGCCCCAGGTGGGAAAAGGTGCAGCCCCAGCCGAGTGA
- a CDS encoding phosphoribosylanthranilate isomerase, translating to MTIAVKICGVNDRVAAKAAAEGGAAFVGLVFYPPSPRFVKPRQAADIVSVLPAGIERVGLFVDAGEGAIEDVLSKVRLDMLQLHGDESPDDVVALKARFDLPIMKAIKIAAAEDLTQGERYAAVADWLLFDAKPPKAMTSALPGGNALRFDWELLAGRKWPKPWMLSGGLREENLEEAVRITGATVIDVSSGVEISPGHKDPARIRAFIATAKRL from the coding sequence ATGACGATTGCGGTCAAGATTTGCGGCGTCAACGATCGCGTTGCGGCGAAGGCGGCGGCGGAAGGCGGTGCGGCCTTCGTCGGGCTCGTCTTCTATCCGCCTTCGCCCCGCTTCGTGAAGCCGCGTCAGGCGGCCGACATCGTTTCGGTATTGCCGGCGGGTATCGAGCGCGTCGGCCTCTTCGTCGACGCGGGCGAGGGTGCCATCGAGGATGTGCTGAGCAAGGTGCGGCTCGACATGCTGCAGCTTCATGGGGACGAGTCGCCGGATGACGTGGTGGCGCTCAAGGCCCGCTTCGACCTGCCGATCATGAAAGCCATCAAGATCGCCGCCGCCGAGGATCTGACGCAGGGCGAGCGTTATGCCGCTGTCGCCGATTGGCTCCTCTTCGATGCGAAACCGCCCAAAGCCATGACGAGCGCGCTTCCAGGCGGCAATGCGCTGCGCTTCGACTGGGAGCTGCTTGCCGGAAGGAAATGGCCGAAACCATGGATGCTGTCGGGTGGCCTCCGCGAGGAAAATCTCGAAGAGGCGGTAAGAATCACCGGTGCAACGGTCATCGACGTTTCGTCCGGCGTGGAAATCAGTCCCGGCCACAAGGACCCCGCGCGCATTCGCGCCTTCATCGCCACCGCGAAGCGGCTTTGA
- the trpB gene encoding tryptophan synthase subunit beta produces MSQPRTKAREGANTYRAGPDERGHFGDYGGRFAAETLMPLLHELERAYAAAKADAAFQAELKGYLSDYVGRPSALTFAARLTERFGGAKIYLKREDLNHTGAHKINNCVGQILLARRMGKKRILAETGAGQHGVAAATVAALFGLPCTVYMGAVDVERQKPNVFRMRLLGAEVKSVTSGSATLKDAMNEALRDWVAHVDDTYYIIGSVAGPHPYPTLVRDFQTVIGEEVRTQLMTVEGRLPGTLVACVGGGSNAMGLFHPFLDDTGVRIIGVEAAGKGVETGLHAATLTAGQPGVLHGSRTYLLQSKDGQIHEAHSISAGLDYPGVGPEHAWLKDAGRVEYVSVTDREALDAFQLCTKLEGIIPALETAHALAHIAKIAPTLSPDHLIVVCFSGRGDKDIFTVAQTLGAAL; encoded by the coding sequence ATGAGCCAGCCGAGGACGAAGGCCCGCGAGGGCGCCAACACCTATCGCGCCGGCCCTGATGAGCGCGGGCACTTCGGCGATTACGGCGGTCGTTTCGCTGCCGAAACGCTCATGCCCCTCTTGCACGAGCTCGAACGGGCCTACGCCGCGGCCAAAGCCGATGCCGCCTTCCAGGCCGAACTCAAAGGCTATCTCTCGGACTATGTCGGAAGGCCAAGTGCGCTAACCTTTGCAGCACGCCTGACGGAACGCTTCGGCGGCGCCAAGATCTATCTCAAGCGCGAGGATCTGAACCATACGGGTGCGCACAAGATCAACAACTGCGTCGGCCAAATCCTGCTTGCGCGCCGCATGGGCAAGAAGCGCATCCTTGCGGAGACCGGCGCTGGCCAGCATGGCGTCGCGGCAGCAACCGTCGCAGCACTCTTCGGCTTGCCGTGCACGGTCTACATGGGTGCGGTCGATGTCGAGCGGCAGAAACCCAATGTGTTTCGCATGCGTCTCTTGGGTGCGGAAGTGAAGTCGGTCACGTCCGGCTCGGCCACGCTCAAGGACGCCATGAACGAGGCGTTACGCGATTGGGTCGCCCATGTCGATGACACCTACTACATCATCGGATCGGTCGCCGGACCGCACCCCTACCCGACGCTCGTGCGCGATTTCCAAACGGTGATCGGCGAGGAGGTCCGCACGCAGTTAATGACGGTCGAAGGTCGGCTTCCCGGCACGCTTGTCGCGTGCGTGGGCGGAGGCTCGAACGCGATGGGACTCTTCCACCCCTTCCTCGACGATACCGGCGTGCGCATCATCGGTGTCGAAGCGGCGGGCAAAGGGGTCGAGACCGGACTCCACGCCGCAACCCTCACCGCCGGACAACCCGGCGTCCTGCATGGCAGCCGAACCTATCTTCTGCAGAGTAAGGACGGCCAGATCCACGAGGCGCATTCGATTTCCGCCGGGCTCGATTACCCGGGCGTTGGGCCTGAGCACGCCTGGCTCAAGGATGCAGGCCGCGTTGAATATGTCTCCGTGACCGATCGGGAGGCGCTCGATGCGTTCCAGCTTTGCACCAAACTCGAAGGCATCATTCCCGCCCTCGAGACCGCGCACGCGCTTGCGCATATCGCCAAGATCGCTCCCACGCTTTCGCCGGATCATCTGATCGTCGTGTGCTTTTCCGGGCGCGGCGACAAGGACATCTTCACGGTCGCCCAGACGCTCGGCGCAGCGCTGTGA
- a CDS encoding LapA family protein produces MRLIRWIGGVFVAVLLILFAVSNRTTVPLRIEPLPYLIEAPLYAALLLSLIVGFVLGGIAAWLGARKWRRRARAAERECERAKSDLAEARKQALAAGPKAPSSPAAAEPPRLPYAS; encoded by the coding sequence ATGAGGCTGATCCGTTGGATCGGCGGCGTCTTCGTCGCCGTGCTTCTCATTCTCTTTGCCGTGTCGAACCGTACGACCGTCCCGTTGCGGATTGAGCCGCTGCCGTATCTGATCGAGGCGCCGCTCTATGCGGCGTTGCTGCTCAGCCTCATCGTCGGCTTCGTCCTCGGCGGCATTGCGGCTTGGCTTGGCGCCCGAAAATGGCGCCGCCGGGCCCGGGCGGCCGAGCGCGAGTGTGAACGCGCAAAAAGCGATCTCGCCGAGGCGCGCAAACAAGCCTTGGCCGCCGGGCCGAAGGCTCCTAGCTCACCGGCAGCCGCCGAGCCGCCGCGCTTGCCATACGCGAGCTGA
- the trpA gene encoding tryptophan synthase subunit alpha → MTKRPENRIARRFAALAAERRAGLVAFVTAGDPDPKTSLELVKGLPSAGADLIELGMPFSDPMADGPAIQAASQRALKAGANMCETLGLASAFRAGDPETPVVLMGYYNPIYRYGPVAFVRDAAAAGVDGLIVVDLPPEEDEELRPLAEAEGIAFIRLVAPTTDDARLATLLRDASGFVYYIAITGITGTRTAAIGAVESAVSRIKTRTKLPVAVGFGIKTPEDVANFARVADAAVVGSALVEKIAAGLDGSGRATRRLVPEALDFVRRLSAGVERTREAGRGAP, encoded by the coding sequence GTGACAAAGCGGCCCGAGAACCGTATCGCACGGCGCTTTGCCGCCCTCGCCGCGGAGCGGCGTGCGGGGCTTGTCGCGTTCGTGACCGCAGGCGATCCCGATCCCAAGACCTCCCTGGAACTCGTCAAGGGTTTGCCCAGCGCCGGTGCCGATTTGATCGAACTCGGCATGCCCTTCTCCGATCCGATGGCGGATGGCCCTGCGATCCAGGCCGCCAGCCAGCGCGCACTCAAAGCCGGCGCCAACATGTGTGAGACCTTGGGTCTTGCAAGCGCCTTTCGAGCAGGCGACCCGGAGACACCGGTCGTGCTCATGGGCTATTACAACCCGATTTATCGCTATGGCCCCGTGGCCTTCGTGCGCGACGCGGCCGCGGCCGGCGTTGACGGCCTGATCGTCGTCGATCTTCCGCCCGAGGAGGACGAGGAGCTACGACCGCTCGCCGAAGCGGAAGGAATTGCCTTCATCCGCCTTGTCGCCCCCACGACCGACGACGCCCGGCTCGCGACCCTGCTGCGGGATGCAAGCGGGTTCGTCTACTACATCGCGATCACTGGGATTACCGGCACTCGCACGGCGGCGATCGGCGCCGTCGAGAGCGCGGTTTCACGAATCAAGACAAGGACGAAGTTGCCGGTCGCCGTCGGTTTCGGCATCAAGACGCCCGAAGACGTAGCGAATTTCGCACGGGTCGCGGATGCAGCGGTGGTCGGTTCGGCACTCGTCGAAAAGATCGCGGCCGGCCTCGACGGCAGCGGCCGCGCCACGCGGCGGCTCGTGCCCGAAGCGCTCGATTTCGTCCGCCGCCTGAGTGCCGGCGTCGAGCGCACCCGCGAGGCAGGGAGAGGGGCACCGTGA